A stretch of the Lolium perenne isolate Kyuss_39 chromosome 3, Kyuss_2.0, whole genome shotgun sequence genome encodes the following:
- the LOC127338134 gene encoding uncharacterized protein, which produces MPSDEDYNNIDPVTYEGIFYQEQENFGDFEIEIGLEDLENEAYLHGETVVDLKDIQMLTKLHEGNGFNDEPPPDIPTQPHYSHDTDSDSENENPMPRYENPMPHYDSDDSR; this is translated from the exons atgCCCTCCGACgaggattacaacaacattgaccctgtaacatacgagggaattttttatcaagagcaagagaactttggggATTTCGAAATAGAAATTGGTCTTGAGGACCTCGAGAACGAGGCATATCTTCATGGTGAAACAGTGGTGGACCTAAAGGACATACAAATGCTCACCAAGTTACATGAGGGCAATGGGttcaatgatgagcctccaccgGACATTCCCACCCAACCTCATTACTCACATGATACTGATAGTGATAGTGAaaatgagaacccaatgcctcgttatgagaacccaatgcctcattatgatagtgatgattcgag GTGA
- the LOC127339215 gene encoding LEAF RUST 10 DISEASE-RESISTANCEUS RECEPTOR-LIKE PROTEIN KINASE-like 2.4, which produces MHPPLRQQRVLLSVVLGTLILLHHATTTPAAAAVVTCAPKTCGNITLSYPFWQTDAAQPAPCGPSAFQVDCLAGGRASLSRSFRGGYKLLRVSYADRTVVVSNDNVQTNATGCPVPTIDVSASLSLAPFSASAANRQLFFLFNCTPPPAPGFVDVMCSSTQAVVRLDAAYNTTAARAVTGRCNYAVVPVVGSLSPGGSAGGEYPRLLREGYVLEWRASAGDCGACSASGGQCGYDSNADAFACVCADGSSHPARCNDKKSKRKVILIVSLSITFGLLLACLVTALKFHRRIRSFSYSTIMDRKTIRADNANVEKLLKKYGSLAPRRYRYCELKKITNSFKIKLGEGGYGTVYSGTLPADHRKVAVKFLHHSGPKGEEFLNEVISIGRTSHVNIVSLLGFCLEGSKRALVYEQMPNGSLDKYIYSAPSSTTAAPVKSLGWETLQEIALGVARGLEYLHEGCNTRIIHFDVKPHNVLLDEGFRPKVSDFGMAKLCDPKESILTMADARGTVGFIAPEVFSRGFGVVSAKSDVYSYGMLLLEMVGGRSNVKAFAAEKEADLFFPLWIYDYMVGEGGVLVAREEDGGGGEGETIARKMAMVGLWCIQTVPASRPSMSRVLEMLERSIHELPMPPRPYHPSSPSFSPSISHSLPSSYPSSTSGFTQRSRPLTPESTV; this is translated from the exons ATGCATCCCCCATTGCGGCAACAGCGAGTCCTCCTCTCCGTCGTCCTAGGAACACTCATCCTCCTGCACCATGCGACGACGACACCGGCGGCGGCAGCCGTGGTCACCTGCGCGCCGAAGACGTGCGGCAACATCACCCTGAGCTACCCGTTCTGGCAGACGGACGCCGCGCAGCCGGCGCCGTGCGGCCCGTCGGCGTTCCAGGTGGACTGTCTGGCCGGTGGGCGGGCGTCTCTCTCCCGCTCCTTCCGCGGCGGCTACAAGCTCCTGCGCGTCTCCTACGCGGACCGCACCGTCGTCGTCTCCAACGACAACGTCCAGACGAACGCCACGGGGTGCCCCGTGCCCACCATCGACGTCTCGGCCAGCCTCAGCCTCGCGCCCTTCTCCGCCAGCGCCGCCAACCGGcagctcttcttcctcttcaACTGCACGCCCCCGCCGGCCCCAGGGTTCGTCGACGTGATGTGCTCGAGCACGCAGGCTGTGGTGCGGCTGGACGCGGCGTATAACACGACTGCGGCGAGGGCCGTCACGGGGAGGTGCAACTATGCGGTGGTGCCGGTGGTCGGGTCTTTGTCGCCGGGCGGGAGTGCTGGCGGGGAGTACCCGCGGCTGCTCCGGGAAGGCTACGTGCTGGAGTGGAGGGCGTCGGCCGGTGACTGTGGAGCGTGCAGCGCCAGCGGCGGCCAGTGCGGGTACGACTCCAACGCCGACGCGTTCGCCTGCGTTTGCGCCGATGGCTCGTCGCACCCGGCGAGATGCA ATGACAAGAAATCAAAGAGGAAGGTCATCCTGATAG TATCGTTGTCGATCACATTTGGCTTGCTGCTGGCCTGCCTTGTCACCGCCTTGAAGTTCCACCGACGAATTCGAAGCTTTAGTTATTCCACCATCATGGACAGAAAAACCATCCGTGCTGACAACGCAAACGTTGAAAAGCTGTTGAAAAAGTACGGTTCTCTGGCACCTAGGAGGTATAGGTACTGTGAGCTGAAGAAGATAACCAACTCCTTCAAAATCAAGCTCGGCGAAGGTGGCTACGGCACGGTGTACAGTGGCACCCTGCCAGCCGACCACCGGAAGGTCGCCGTCAAGTTCCTGCACCACTCGGGGCCCAAGGGCGAGGAGTTCCTAAACGAGGTGATCAGTATCGGCAGGACGTCCCACGTCAACATCGTCAGCTTGCTCGGGTTCTGCCTCGAGGGCTCCAAGCGTGCCCTCGTCTATGAGCAAATGCCCAACGGCTCCCTTGACAAGTACATCTACTCCGCACCGTCATCGACAACGGCGGCACCGGTGAAGAGCCTCGGGTGGGAGACGCTACAGGAGATCGCATTGGGCGTGGCGAGGGGGCTGGAGTACCTGCACGAGGGTTGCAACACCCGTATAATCCACTTCGATGTGAAGCCCCACAACGTGCTGCTGGACGAAGGGTTCCGGCCCAAGGTGTCCGACTTCGGGATGGCCAAGCTATGTGACCCCAAGGAGAGCATCCTGACCATGGCCGACGCGAGGGGCACCGTGGGGTTCATCGCGCCGGAGGTGTTCTCGCGGGGGTTTGGGGTCGTATCGGCCAAGTCTGACGTGTACAGCTACGGGATGCTGCTGCTTGAGATGGTCGGCGGGCGGAGCAACGTGAAGGCCTTCGCCGCTGAGAAGGAGGCCGACCTGTTCTTCCCGCTCTGGATCTATGACTACATGGTCGGGGAAGGCGGCGTGCTGGTGGCGCGGGAGgaggatggaggcggtggcgaggGGGAGACGATCGCGAGGAAGATGGCGATGGTCGGGCTGTGGTGCATACAGACCGTCCCGGCGAGCCGGCCGTCGATGAGCAGAGTGCTGGAGATGTTGGAGAGGAGCATTCACGAGCTCCCCATGCCACCGAGGCCGTACCACCCGTCTTCTCCTTCCTTCTCTCCTTCGATATCGCACTCGCTGCCGTCCAGCTACCCATCTTCTACCTCGGGCTTCACACAACG ATCAAGACCGCTTACACCGGAGAGCACAGTGTAA